TTCGGCGGCGCCGCGTCCGAGGTGGTGCGCCTGTTTCCGTTGCCGGTGCTCGGCGTCGTCCTGCTATTCGAGGCGGTGGCCCTGGGATCGCTCGTGCGCGACATCGCCGGCTCGCGGCGCGAGATCACGATCGCGCTCCTCGTAGCCCTTTCCGCGTTGTCGTTGCCGCAGGGTTATGTTGTTGGACTGGTTGTCGGCGCGGCGCTCTATTACGCCCGGGTGGGCGAGAAGGAAACATTCGGAGAGCCCGCGGGAAAGGAACCCCCCGTGGCCGGCGACCCGGATCGCCCCTGACCGCCAGGTCGAGATGAACATCGTCGACAAAGGTTGAGAACAAGGGGGCATGGCCGCACGCCGCGATGGACCGCAAGGGCCGCCGGGAAAACCGGTGGCCATGGGCGGACGCCTTGTCCCGATTGTGCGTTCGCGGCTAGGATAACGGCCCGCGACGGTTTCCGTCCCCCCACGTCGAACCCGAAAATCGAAGGAACGCATGCCGCGGCGCACTGACCTCAAGCGCATCCTCCTCGTCGGCTCCGGCCCAATCATCATCGGCCAGGCCTGTGAGTTCGACTACTCCGGAACGCAGGCCTGCAAGGCGCTCAAGGAGGAGGGATACGAAATCATCCTCCTGAACTCGAACCCGGCGACCATCATGACCGACAACGGCATGGCGCACCGGACGTACATCGAGCCGATCACCCTGGACGTGCTCGAAAAGATCTTCATCCGCGAGCGGCCGGACGCGATGCTGCCGACGATGGGCGGGCAGACGGCGCTGAACCTCGCCTCCGGCGCGTACGAGGCGGGGCTGCTTGAAAAATACGGCGTCGAGCTGATCGGCGCGAAGTACGAGGCGATCCAGAAGGCGGAGGATCGCGAAGTCTTCAAGCACGTCATCCGCGGGCTCGACCTGGACGTGCCGCGATCGGGCTACGCGACGACGCTCGACGATGCGTGGACGCACGCGCGGGAGATCGGGTTTCCCGTCATCATCCGGCCGAGCTTCACCCTGGGCGGCACCGGCGGGAACATTGCATACAACGTCAAGGAGTTCGAGGCGCTCGCCAAGTGGGGGCTCGATCTTTCGCCCAAGCGCACGATCCTCATCGAGGAGTCGGTGATCGGTTGGAAGGAGTTCGAGCACGAGGTGATGCGCGACCACGCGGACAACGTCGTCATCATCTGCACGATCGAGAACTTCGACCCGATGGGCGTGCACACCGGCGACTCCATCACCGTGGCGCCCGCGCAGACCTTGACCGACAAGGAATATCAGATCATGCGCGACGCATCCTTGCGCATCATCCGCGCGATCGGCGTGGACACCGGAGGCTGCAATATCCAGTACGCCGTGAATCCGGCGAACGGGCACATCGTTGTGATCGAGATGAATCCGCGCGTCTCGCGGTCCTCCGCGCTCGCGAGCAAGGCGACGGGCTTTCCGATCGCGAAGATCGCCGCGAAGCTCGCGGTGGGGTACACGCTCGACGAGATCGAAAACGACATCACGAAAAAGACGAAGGCGTGCTTCGAGCCGACGATCGACTACACGGTCGTGAAGATACCGCGGTTCGATTTCGAGAAATTCCCCGAAACGAACCGCACGCTGACGACGCAGATGAAATCCGTCGGCGAGGTGATGAGCATCGGGCGCACGTTTCCCGAGGCGCTGCAAAAGGCGATCGGGTCTCTCGAAAACAATCGCTATTCGCTGCATCAGGTGACGAAGTTCATCGAGGACGGGCAGATCGTGGACCGCGAAAGTCTCTCCGACCGCCTGCGCGTGCCGCGCTGGAACCGTATCTACTTCGTCGCGGAGGCGATGCGCGCCGGCATGACTGTGGAGGAGATCGCGGACCTGACGAAAATCGATCCGTGGTTTCTCGCGCACATCGAGGCGATCATCCAGGAGGAACGCACCGTTTCGGCGCTCGCGCGCGAGCGGGCGCATCTGCCCGCGGCCGAGCGCCTGACGGCCAACGAGTGGCGCCGCGCCAAGCGCGCCGGCATCTCCGACCGATGGATCGAGCGCGAGCTTGGCGTGGACCGGGGCCTGGCACGCGAGTTGCGCAAGAGTCTCGGCGTCCCCGCCGTCTTCAAGATGGTGGACACCTGCGGCGCGGAGTTCGAGGCGTTCACGCCGTATTATTATTCGACCTACGAATCCGAATGCGAGGCCGACGCGCCGCGCGACCGGAAGAAGGTGATGATCCTCGGCGGCGGGCCGAACCGCATCGGCCAGGGCATCGAGTTCGATTACTGCTGCGTCCACGCGTCGATGGCCGCGCGCGACATGGGCTGGCTGTCGATCATGGTCAACTGCAATCCGGAAACGGTGAGCACGGACTACGACATCTCCGACCGCCTGTATTTCGAGCCCGTCACGTTCGAGCACGTGATGAACATCGTGGACGTTGAAAAGCCCGATGGCGTGATCCTGCAATTCGGCGGGCAAACGCCGCTTCGCCTGGCGAACGCGCTGCTGGAGGCGGGGGTGCCCATCCTCGGAACGCAGCCGGAGGACATCGACCGCACGGAAGACCGCAAGCGGTTCGCGCAGCTTCTCAACAAGCTCGGGCTCAAGCAGCCGCCGAACGACACGGCCGTTTCCGTCGAGGAGGCGATCGCGATCGCCGAGCGCATCGGGTATCCCGTCGTGGTGCGCCCGTCTTATGTCCTCGGCGGACGCGCGATGGAGATCGTGCACGATACGGAGCGCCTGACGAACTACATGGCGTACGCGTTCGAGGTTTCGCCCAAGCGGCCGATCCTCGTCGACAAGTTCCTCATCGACGCGATCGAGCTTGACGTCGACGCGCTGTGCGACGGCGAGCGCGTGGTGATCGGCGCGATCATGGAGCAGATCGAGCAGGCCGGCGTGCATTCGGGCGACTCGTCGTGCAGCATCCCGCCGATCACGCTTACCGCGGACATGAAAGAGGAAATCCGTCGGCAGACAGAGGCGCTCGCGCTGGAGATCGGCGTGGTGGGGCTCATCAACGTGCAGTTCGCGGTGCGCAACGGCGAGGTGTTCATCCTGGAGGTGAATCCGCGCGCCAGCCGCACGGTGCCGTTCGCGTCCAAGGCGACGGGCCGGCCGCTCGCGAAAATCGCGACGCAGGTGATGCTCGGCAAGACGCTCGCGGACCTGGGCGTGACGGCGGAGATCGAACCGAGTTACTACTCCGTCAAGGAGGCCGTGTTCCCCTTCATCAAGTTCCCGGGCGTGGACACCGTGCTTGGGCCCGAGATGAAAAGCACGGGCGAGGTGATGGGCATCGGCCGGAAGTTCGGCATCGCGTTCG
The DNA window shown above is from bacterium and carries:
- the carB gene encoding carbamoyl-phosphate synthase large subunit, giving the protein MPRRTDLKRILLVGSGPIIIGQACEFDYSGTQACKALKEEGYEIILLNSNPATIMTDNGMAHRTYIEPITLDVLEKIFIRERPDAMLPTMGGQTALNLASGAYEAGLLEKYGVELIGAKYEAIQKAEDREVFKHVIRGLDLDVPRSGYATTLDDAWTHAREIGFPVIIRPSFTLGGTGGNIAYNVKEFEALAKWGLDLSPKRTILIEESVIGWKEFEHEVMRDHADNVVIICTIENFDPMGVHTGDSITVAPAQTLTDKEYQIMRDASLRIIRAIGVDTGGCNIQYAVNPANGHIVVIEMNPRVSRSSALASKATGFPIAKIAAKLAVGYTLDEIENDITKKTKACFEPTIDYTVVKIPRFDFEKFPETNRTLTTQMKSVGEVMSIGRTFPEALQKAIGSLENNRYSLHQVTKFIEDGQIVDRESLSDRLRVPRWNRIYFVAEAMRAGMTVEEIADLTKIDPWFLAHIEAIIQEERTVSALARERAHLPAAERLTANEWRRAKRAGISDRWIERELGVDRGLARELRKSLGVPAVFKMVDTCGAEFEAFTPYYYSTYESECEADAPRDRKKVMILGGGPNRIGQGIEFDYCCVHASMAARDMGWLSIMVNCNPETVSTDYDISDRLYFEPVTFEHVMNIVDVEKPDGVILQFGGQTPLRLANALLEAGVPILGTQPEDIDRTEDRKRFAQLLNKLGLKQPPNDTAVSVEEAIAIAERIGYPVVVRPSYVLGGRAMEIVHDTERLTNYMAYAFEVSPKRPILVDKFLIDAIELDVDALCDGERVVIGAIMEQIEQAGVHSGDSSCSIPPITLTADMKEEIRRQTEALALEIGVVGLINVQFAVRNGEVFILEVNPRASRTVPFASKATGRPLAKIATQVMLGKTLADLGVTAEIEPSYYSVKEAVFPFIKFPGVDTVLGPEMKSTGEVMGIGRKFGIAFGKAQIAAGNSLPYSGRVFFSVRDSDKPQVPEVTRRLQELGFTVVCTGGTAAVAEAAGLSVERVHKVHEGRPHIVDAILNRQIDLVINTTSDPQAIRDSLSIRRSALESGIPYFTTMPEAHAGLRALAVGEPAEWPVRSIQEYNADHHAETGARSG